The Gammaproteobacteria bacterium genome includes a region encoding these proteins:
- a CDS encoding class I SAM-dependent methyltransferase, with protein MIAMKPDTISDRTCPESETLNEVLDFDNKNILELGCGKAQITRQIATTGFDRKIVATEVDTIQHEKNLEISDLPNVDFILAGAQDLPFDDNSFDIILMFKSLHHVPQELMQKALSEVSRVLKPKGKAYISEPVFAGDFNEILRLFHDEEIVRKAAFEAIVESINKKELSLIKQIFFNTPRVFKDFEEFEQNVINVTHTEHQISDELMQKIKSKFKNHQTEKGAFFTSPIRVDLLTK; from the coding sequence ATGATTGCAATGAAGCCCGATACAATTTCTGACAGAACTTGTCCAGAAAGCGAAACTCTAAATGAAGTTCTTGATTTTGATAACAAAAACATTTTGGAATTGGGATGTGGAAAAGCTCAAATCACTCGTCAGATTGCCACTACGGGTTTTGACAGAAAGATTGTTGCCACTGAAGTTGATACTATTCAGCATGAAAAAAATCTGGAAATTTCAGATTTGCCAAATGTTGACTTTATATTGGCTGGTGCTCAGGATTTGCCATTTGATGATAATAGTTTTGATATTATTTTAATGTTTAAGTCATTACACCATGTTCCACAAGAGTTAATGCAAAAAGCTCTTTCTGAAGTTTCTCGTGTATTAAAGCCAAAGGGAAAAGCCTATATTTCCGAACCGGTCTTTGCCGGCGATTTTAATGAAATCCTCAGGCTTTTTCATGATGAAGAAATAGTCAGAAAGGCTGCTTTCGAGGCGATTGTGGAAAGCATTAATAAAAAAGAACTTTCACTCATTAAACAAATCTTTTTTAACACTCCCAGAGTTTTTAAAGACTTTGAAGAATTTGAGCAAAATGTCATCAATGTCACTCATACCGAGCATCAAATCTCCGATGAGTTGATGCAAAAAATCAAATCCAAATTTAAAAATCACCAGACTGAAAAAGGTGCATTTTTCACCTCGCCTATCAGGGTGGATTTATTAACAAAGTAG
- the gltX gene encoding glutamate--tRNA ligase codes for MTVVTRFAPSPTGYLHVGGARTALFSYLFARANKGKFILRIEDTDRERSTQESVDAIFQGMEWLGLEHDGEVYFQTQRFDRYKEKIQQLLDESKAYYCTCSKERLDEIREKQMQNGEKPRYDGKCRHLNLPNSDDAVVRFKNPTDGDVVFDDYVRGVITTSNKELDDLIIARPDGTPTYNFTVVIDDVDMQISHVIRGDDHINNTPRQINIYHALGAELPRFAHLPMILGDDGARLSKRHGAVSVMEYAKNGYLPEAVLNYLVRLGWSYEDKELFTKDEMIELFDLKKVNRAPSSFNTSKLDWINQQYIQNADTSRLAELLKNRYNDSGIQVPQNLNLNQVVEMFKARSTTINAMADSSLFLLQDITEYDENAVKKVFKESAIEPLQTLITKCNEIDDWSNADLHGLIEETVNDLQVGFGKVGQPLRVALTGQSSGPANDEIMKILGKEETLKRIQQALSVVKENITNQ; via the coding sequence ATGACTGTTGTGACCCGATTCGCTCCTTCTCCAACTGGATATTTACATGTTGGAGGTGCCAGAACCGCATTGTTTTCTTATCTTTTTGCCCGAGCAAACAAAGGAAAGTTTATTTTGCGTATCGAAGATACCGATCGTGAGCGCTCTACTCAAGAATCGGTTGATGCGATTTTTCAAGGAATGGAATGGTTAGGTTTGGAACATGATGGTGAGGTATATTTTCAAACACAGCGATTCGACCGTTATAAAGAGAAAATTCAACAATTGTTAGACGAAAGTAAAGCCTATTATTGCACTTGCAGTAAAGAAAGACTGGACGAAATTCGTGAAAAGCAAATGCAAAATGGAGAGAAACCTCGTTATGATGGCAAATGTCGTCACTTAAACTTGCCAAACAGTGATGATGCGGTGGTTCGGTTTAAAAATCCGACTGACGGCGATGTGGTCTTTGATGATTATGTTCGTGGAGTGATTACTACATCTAATAAGGAACTGGATGATTTGATTATTGCTCGTCCGGATGGCACACCGACTTATAATTTTACAGTGGTTATTGATGATGTGGACATGCAAATTTCACACGTCATACGAGGTGATGATCATATCAATAACACTCCAAGACAAATCAACATTTATCATGCCTTGGGCGCTGAATTGCCGAGATTTGCTCATTTACCAATGATTTTGGGTGACGATGGTGCTCGTTTATCCAAACGTCATGGAGCAGTGAGCGTGATGGAATATGCCAAAAACGGTTATTTACCGGAAGCGGTATTGAATTATCTGGTGCGTTTGGGTTGGTCTTATGAAGACAAGGAACTGTTTACCAAAGATGAAATGATTGAGCTGTTCGACTTGAAAAAAGTCAATCGAGCTCCCTCCTCTTTCAACACTTCCAAACTGGATTGGATTAACCAACAATACATCCAAAATGCTGACACATCTCGTTTGGCGGAGTTATTGAAAAATCGTTATAATGACTCAGGAATCCAAGTTCCTCAGAACTTAAATCTCAATCAAGTTGTAGAAATGTTCAAAGCTCGTTCAACAACTATCAATGCGATGGCGGATTCTTCGCTTTTCTTGTTGCAGGATATCACCGAATACGATGAAAATGCGGTTAAAAAAGTTTTCAAAGAATCTGCTATTGAACCATTACAAACTTTAATCACAAAGTGTAATGAGATAGACGATTGGAGCAATGCAGACTTGCATGGATTGATTGAAGAAACTGTCAATGATTTACAAGTTGGTTTTGGTAAAGTCGGACAACCGCTTCGTGTCGCTTTAACAGGACAATCATCCGGACCTGCCAATGATGAAATCATGAAAATTCTTGGTAAAGAAGAAACATTGAAACGCATTCAACAAGCGTTATCTGTTGTCAAAGAAAATATCACTAATCAATGA